In one Candidatus Neomarinimicrobiota bacterium genomic region, the following are encoded:
- a CDS encoding cadherin-like domain-containing protein: GINITLLGTDADGSPLSYGYTTPVSGTLTGTAPALTYTPFANYNGTDGFKYVVNDGTINSDSVSVEITIAAVNDIPAITLAYTDSLLVDQTITEGMLFPKEATSTATNQFAITDIDDTNMESAVVTITPYYMGEDTLVFGAAGTKVLAFVKTGDGTITAPYVGTYTYTGSENITAYMDHLSDLKYQNTKGNNLTTAPRTVTLTVNDGDGNSNTVSRVLDVKITNRAPVAVALSQDGNEDGSMAITLTATDEDDNPLTYTVTNQPMHGGISGTLPVLTYTPNPNYFGEDSFRYIANDGIINSDTATVTLTVKNVQDAPKPFAWVSVLADTVNITGDNLTDIYTLNWDESKDVDNETVDYLITIRVGQSPAVHFEDTTGTTFNISYQDFVDNAFERFPMLPRVTVHFGVLATDGIDTVNVTGEDRTVMVNRYDFLATGEAGFPEVFALHENYPNPFNPSTTLSFDLPKISNVNITIYNMLGQKVKTFSMQNTSAGYHSVRWNGTNDLGERVSTGIYLYQLHTREFVKTRKMVFMK; encoded by the coding sequence GGAATCAACATCACCTTGTTAGGAACTGATGCAGATGGGAGTCCACTTTCTTATGGCTACACCACACCAGTAAGTGGTACCCTAACCGGAACGGCGCCTGCGCTCACATACACCCCTTTTGCCAACTATAATGGTACGGACGGTTTCAAGTACGTGGTGAATGATGGAACAATCAATAGTGATTCAGTTTCTGTAGAGATTACGATTGCGGCGGTGAATGATATTCCAGCCATTACCTTGGCTTATACGGATTCTTTGTTGGTGGATCAGACCATAACTGAGGGAATGCTATTCCCGAAAGAAGCCACATCCACAGCCACGAACCAGTTTGCTATTACAGATATAGATGACACGAATATGGAAAGTGCCGTGGTTACCATTACGCCTTACTATATGGGTGAAGATACCTTGGTATTCGGTGCTGCAGGGACCAAAGTATTGGCCTTTGTTAAAACTGGCGACGGTACAATAACAGCTCCTTATGTTGGTACTTATACCTACACAGGATCAGAAAATATTACCGCTTACATGGATCACTTGAGTGATCTAAAGTATCAAAACACCAAAGGGAATAATTTAACCACCGCACCCAGAACAGTAACACTTACCGTGAATGATGGTGATGGCAACAGCAATACGGTGAGCCGTGTGTTGGATGTGAAGATTACCAACCGTGCACCCGTAGCCGTAGCCCTCTCCCAGGATGGGAATGAAGATGGGAGTATGGCCATTACCTTAACCGCAACGGATGAAGATGATAATCCGTTAACATACACCGTAACGAATCAACCGATGCATGGTGGCATCTCAGGTACACTACCGGTGTTAACCTACACACCAAATCCAAACTACTTTGGTGAAGACAGCTTTCGCTATATTGCCAATGATGGCATTATCAACAGTGATACAGCCACCGTTACATTAACCGTAAAGAATGTACAGGATGCACCCAAACCTTTCGCTTGGGTGAGCGTGTTGGCGGACACGGTAAATATTACGGGAGATAACCTGACGGATATTTATACCCTTAACTGGGATGAGAGTAAGGATGTGGATAACGAGACAGTGGATTATTTAATCACAATAAGGGTGGGACAATCACCGGCTGTTCATTTTGAAGATACAACCGGTACCACGTTTAATATCTCCTATCAAGACTTCGTGGATAACGCATTTGAGCGGTTCCCAATGCTCCCTAGAGTAACGGTTCACTTTGGTGTATTGGCTACCGATGGTATTGATACGGTGAATGTTACAGGCGAAGATCGTACCGTCATGGTCAATCGCTATGACTTTCTCGCCACAGGCGAAGCAGGTTTCCCGGAAGTCTTCGCGCTCCATGAAAACTATCCAAATCCCTTTAACCCCAGCACTACACTGAGTTTTGACTTGCCTAAAATCAGTAATGTGAATATTACGATTTACAATATGCTAGGACAGAAGGTAAAAACATTTTCTATGCAAAACACATCCGCCGGTTACCATAGTGTACGGTGGAATGGAACCAATGATTTAGGAGAAAGAGTGAGTACAGGTATTTACCTGTATCAATTACACACGAGAGAATTTGTGAAAACCCGTAAAATGGTATTCATGAAATAA
- a CDS encoding arylsulfatase: protein MKYSFLILSILVFSCSSKDTVERPNIIVIMADDLGYGDVGAYGAKPENVKTPNIDKLAEGGLKFTSGYCSASTCTPTRYSFLTGSYAFRKKGTGIAPPNAPAIIKPGTETIASLLQKSGYKTAVIGKWHLGLGGPEGPDWNGELNPGPREIGFDYNFLLPTTNDRVPQVYVENHRVRNLDPNDPLWVGRKKPSENHPTGITHRNTLKMNWNDGHNNTIHNGIGRIGFYTGGHAARFRDEDLADEWQKQSNQWIEDNKDNPFFLFFSSHDIHVPRMPHERFQGQSGMSFRGDAIVQLDWNVGEIMKTLDRLNLTENTLIIFVSDNGPVLDDGYDDFANEALGNHKPAGPYSGGKYTVREGGTRTPFITYWKGKIQPGVSDEMISTIDLAASMAALTGVPLPKDGVLDSFNVLGALLGKDGAKGRNHIVSQDNGLRGTYGLRVGEWKLQRHDAKKMYNGDLSMKLWTVPEYALFNLNEDIGELNDVSQDHPQVVERLKSKLQTIIIDGRSRN from the coding sequence ATGAAATATTCATTTTTAATTCTGTCCATTCTGGTGTTTTCATGTTCATCGAAAGATACAGTTGAAAGGCCCAACATTATTGTCATCATGGCGGATGATTTGGGTTACGGCGATGTGGGCGCATACGGCGCCAAACCGGAAAATGTAAAAACACCCAATATTGATAAACTAGCAGAAGGTGGTCTGAAATTCACCAGTGGATATTGCTCCGCTTCTACTTGCACCCCAACGCGATATTCATTCCTTACCGGCTCTTACGCCTTTCGTAAAAAAGGAACAGGCATTGCGCCTCCAAATGCACCGGCCATTATTAAACCTGGAACAGAAACTATAGCATCATTATTACAGAAATCAGGCTACAAAACGGCAGTTATCGGAAAATGGCACTTGGGATTGGGCGGTCCAGAAGGTCCCGATTGGAATGGTGAGCTAAATCCCGGTCCGAGAGAAATTGGGTTTGATTATAATTTTCTTCTTCCCACTACAAACGACCGTGTCCCCCAAGTGTACGTTGAGAATCACCGTGTACGGAATCTCGATCCGAACGATCCCCTTTGGGTTGGCCGTAAAAAACCCAGTGAAAATCATCCCACGGGCATCACCCACCGCAATACCCTAAAAATGAATTGGAATGATGGCCACAACAATACCATTCATAATGGTATTGGCAGGATTGGGTTCTATACTGGCGGACATGCGGCTCGCTTTAGAGATGAAGATTTAGCAGACGAATGGCAAAAACAATCCAACCAATGGATAGAAGACAATAAGGATAATCCATTTTTTCTTTTCTTTTCTTCCCACGACATTCATGTACCCCGAATGCCTCATGAACGATTCCAAGGGCAATCGGGAATGAGTTTCCGTGGCGATGCCATTGTTCAGTTAGATTGGAATGTGGGTGAAATTATGAAGACACTGGATCGCCTTAATCTAACGGAAAATACTTTGATTATTTTTGTCTCAGATAATGGGCCCGTTCTGGATGATGGTTACGACGATTTTGCCAATGAAGCATTGGGTAACCATAAACCAGCCGGTCCTTACAGTGGTGGAAAATATACTGTTCGAGAAGGAGGTACACGAACGCCTTTCATCACCTATTGGAAAGGGAAAATACAACCAGGTGTTTCTGATGAAATGATATCCACCATTGACTTAGCTGCAAGTATGGCAGCATTGACAGGCGTTCCGTTGCCTAAAGACGGCGTTTTAGATAGTTTTAATGTGTTGGGTGCACTGTTAGGTAAAGATGGCGCTAAAGGCAGAAATCATATTGTATCCCAGGACAATGGTCTTCGAGGAACTTATGGCCTCCGTGTTGGCGAATGGAAACTTCAAAGACATGATGCAAAAAAAATGTATAATGGCGATTTGTCTATGAAATTATGGACTGTTCCAGAATATGCGCTTTTTAATCTTAATGAAGATATTGGTGAATTGAACGATGTCTCTCAGGATCATCCTCAAGTAGTTGAAAGGTTAAAAAGTAAATTACAAACAATCATTATTGATGGACGCAGTCGCAATTAA
- a CDS encoding nuclear transport factor 2 family protein, whose protein sequence is MKKCILTIFLSTISFSQNIANTDAVENILDNLHLYAAEAKAKKYMALFSKDAVFLGTDINERWTKSEFDEYASKRMATGKGWTYIMTERNVFFSDDGKTAWFDEILYSKSYGNFRGTGALKIVDTEWKITQYNLLLPIPNDLMMKYAKEIKAFYDQK, encoded by the coding sequence ATGAAAAAATGTATCCTTACAATTTTTTTGAGCACCATCTCATTCTCCCAAAATATTGCTAACACAGATGCGGTAGAAAATATATTGGACAACCTTCACCTTTATGCTGCAGAAGCTAAAGCCAAAAAGTATATGGCGTTGTTTTCTAAAGATGCTGTCTTTTTGGGAACAGATATAAACGAGCGATGGACAAAATCGGAATTCGATGAATACGCTTCCAAACGCATGGCCACCGGCAAGGGTTGGACATACATCATGACAGAACGAAATGTATTTTTTTCTGATGATGGAAAGACGGCTTGGTTTGATGAAATATTATATAGTAAGAGTTATGGCAATTTCAGAGGAACCGGCGCATTAAAGATTGTAGATACTGAATGGAAGATTACCCAGTACAACCTTCTACTCCCCATCCCCAATGACCTCATGATGAAGTATGCTAAAGAAATCAAAGCATTCTATGATCAAAAATGA
- a CDS encoding phosphoethanolamine transferase, giving the protein MIKNYTNLLKFKVSHTSFCLLYSTITYIIYNAINFDKISKWFYLKDTFDYVGIIAFYIVGLCLSIALFILLAHRWTIKPLSIFFTIMSGLSAYFIAKYDVAIDHSMIMNTFNTDTTEVWGLLSFQMIPYILFLIILPITVIYFVQITFAGPIKYLLRSITLFSISIVLALSLLYVQFDSIHRAANTSRKYILHQLIPVNHNQSMISIIQKSIEAYLPDRERKEINVSARTLSQDNLVVVLAVGESARQKNFSLYGYTRQNTNPILSKDKDLHLLNGVAKYGSTLYALPEILSKQDVALATITAKAGVNSACYSHFSLYDNCGTVEQTRVSNCNYGDRCYDEDVIPLLNENLKSYTSGYRFIVLHLGGGSHGPNYQRRIPPEFYHFKPMCEDADVVNECTIDELYNSYDNTIVYTDYVLGGVINELDSSGVPYVFIYVSDHGESLMENNRVFHGMPPGIPLPPEQRNVPLIVKSSIPLSILKRQEYKQPDVYDSVLDLLSIESNITDNGGSFLKKY; this is encoded by the coding sequence ATGATAAAAAACTACACCAACCTTTTAAAATTCAAAGTTTCTCATACCTCTTTTTGCCTTTTATACTCCACAATAACATACATTATATACAATGCCATAAACTTTGATAAAATTTCTAAATGGTTCTACCTAAAAGACACCTTCGATTATGTGGGTATAATCGCATTTTATATTGTTGGACTTTGCCTATCCATAGCTTTATTCATACTTTTGGCTCATCGCTGGACGATTAAACCTTTGTCAATTTTCTTTACCATAATGAGTGGATTATCCGCATATTTTATTGCTAAATATGATGTTGCCATAGACCATAGTATGATAATGAATACATTTAATACTGATACTACAGAAGTATGGGGACTGTTATCATTCCAAATGATACCATATATTTTATTCTTAATTATTTTACCCATTACTGTGATTTATTTTGTTCAGATAACTTTTGCAGGACCTATTAAATATTTATTGAGATCTATCACCTTATTCTCAATATCAATAGTTTTGGCTCTATCATTATTATATGTACAGTTTGACTCGATACATCGGGCTGCAAATACATCTAGAAAATATATACTTCATCAACTTATTCCAGTCAATCATAACCAAAGTATGATTAGTATTATACAAAAAAGTATCGAAGCCTATCTCCCTGATAGAGAGAGAAAGGAAATCAATGTTTCTGCTCGCACATTATCCCAAGATAATTTAGTCGTTGTTCTCGCCGTGGGTGAATCAGCTCGGCAGAAAAATTTTAGCTTATATGGATACACCAGACAAAATACTAATCCAATCTTATCAAAAGATAAAGATCTTCATCTGCTTAATGGGGTAGCAAAATACGGTTCAACTTTATATGCATTACCAGAGATACTCTCAAAACAGGATGTGGCATTAGCCACAATCACTGCAAAGGCCGGAGTAAATTCAGCCTGTTATTCTCATTTTTCTCTCTATGATAATTGTGGCACAGTCGAACAAACGAGAGTCTCAAATTGTAACTATGGCGATCGATGTTATGATGAAGATGTTATTCCTTTGCTCAATGAAAACCTTAAATCATACACATCCGGATATCGTTTCATTGTATTACACCTTGGTGGCGGTAGTCATGGGCCCAACTATCAAAGACGGATTCCCCCTGAATTCTATCATTTTAAACCCATGTGTGAGGATGCGGATGTAGTAAATGAATGCACGATAGATGAATTATATAATTCATATGACAATACGATTGTTTATACGGATTATGTTTTGGGTGGCGTTATAAATGAACTGGATAGTTCAGGTGTACCTTATGTATTTATTTATGTTTCTGATCATGGTGAATCACTCATGGAAAATAATCGCGTATTTCATGGCATGCCTCCGGGAATACCTTTACCTCCAGAGCAAAGAAATGTACCCTTGATTGTTAAATCATCCATTCCATTATCCATACTAAAGCGTCAAGAATACAAACAACCAGACGTTTATGATTCAGTGTTAGACCTATTGTCTATTGAGTCTAATATCACGGACAATGGTGGAAGTTTTCTTAAAAAATACTAA
- a CDS encoding amidase encodes MLKKITNLHIVSILSILVIFSCYRNKSSKSQFNVLETTIAEVHLAFEKGELTSRQLVEIYLARIQAYDQSTKLNAIVVVNPNALKIADELDAEYKKTGLLRPLHGIPIIVKDNYDTYDLPTTGGSLAMKGSIAPDDAFQVEKIREAGAIILGKSNMAEWAFSAYKTESSIAGVTRNPYDLSRVPAGSSGGTAAAVAANLALAGLGTDTGNSIRGPSSHNNLVGIRSTMGATSRDGIIPLMLRNDIGGPFARTVEDAVRIYEVIAGYDPNDPITERSQGKIPEDYLQYLSLNNLKGAHIGILRRYIDTATANPEIVTLTEKAIADLKAAGAIIVDPFDIPNYDELIDGIWCNVFQHDVNSYLASLGENAPVKSLQEVKDSGLYLPYIEKMIDGSLKKTVPPDERDPICIDLYHSPKNIAFSKAVNDAMDAANIDAFIYPTWSNPPRLVGDMESPAGDNSQYISPHTGMPAITVPSGFTKNGLPAGITFIGRHFDEPRIMGYVYAYEQQTSHRKSPPGFAQLSK; translated from the coding sequence ATGCTCAAAAAAATAACCAATCTCCATATTGTATCAATTCTATCCATTTTAGTTATATTTTCTTGCTATAGAAACAAGTCCTCGAAATCGCAATTTAATGTTTTAGAAACCACGATTGCAGAAGTACATCTTGCATTTGAAAAGGGTGAATTAACATCACGACAATTGGTCGAAATCTACTTGGCTAGAATTCAAGCATACGACCAATCTACAAAATTGAATGCTATTGTTGTGGTGAATCCGAATGCATTAAAAATAGCGGATGAGTTAGATGCAGAGTATAAAAAAACGGGATTACTTCGCCCACTCCATGGTATTCCTATTATTGTTAAGGATAATTACGACACTTATGATTTACCCACAACAGGAGGGTCATTAGCAATGAAAGGATCCATAGCACCAGACGATGCATTTCAAGTAGAAAAAATCAGAGAGGCCGGGGCGATTATTCTGGGCAAATCCAATATGGCTGAATGGGCATTTAGCGCTTATAAAACGGAGAGCTCAATTGCAGGTGTCACTCGAAATCCTTATGATTTATCCCGAGTTCCCGCTGGGTCTAGCGGTGGTACGGCAGCAGCCGTGGCTGCTAATTTAGCTTTGGCTGGATTGGGAACGGATACAGGCAATTCCATACGAGGTCCATCGTCTCATAATAACCTTGTTGGCATTCGATCTACCATGGGCGCCACAAGTCGAGACGGCATTATTCCTCTGATGCTTCGGAATGATATTGGCGGACCTTTCGCCAGAACTGTAGAAGATGCAGTCCGCATCTATGAAGTCATTGCTGGTTATGATCCAAATGATCCCATTACGGAACGATCTCAAGGAAAAATCCCAGAAGATTATTTACAGTACTTATCGCTAAATAACTTAAAAGGAGCACATATCGGTATCCTTCGCCGATACATTGATACGGCCACGGCCAATCCTGAAATTGTGACATTAACTGAAAAAGCCATTGCCGATTTAAAAGCTGCTGGCGCTATAATCGTCGACCCATTTGATATTCCCAATTATGATGAATTAATAGATGGGATTTGGTGTAACGTGTTTCAACATGACGTAAATAGCTACCTCGCTTCTCTTGGAGAAAATGCGCCGGTTAAGTCACTACAAGAGGTAAAGGATTCTGGTTTGTATTTACCCTATATAGAAAAGATGATTGATGGTAGCCTTAAGAAAACAGTACCCCCCGATGAACGAGATCCCATATGCATTGACCTCTATCATTCACCGAAAAATATTGCCTTCTCAAAAGCGGTGAACGATGCGATGGATGCAGCAAATATAGATGCATTCATTTATCCCACTTGGAGCAACCCACCCCGTTTGGTGGGCGATATGGAAAGTCCCGCAGGGGACAACAGCCAATACATTTCCCCTCATACTGGAATGCCCGCGATTACAGTACCATCTGGATTTACAAAAAACGGATTACCTGCTGGTATTACTTTTATAGGCCGACATTTTGATGAACCGAGAATTATGGGTTATGTTTATGCCTATGAACAACAGACAAGTCATCGTAAATCGCCTCCAGGGTTTGCACAATTAAGTAAATAG
- the uvrB gene encoding excinuclease ABC subunit UvrB gives MTEFKLKSDFSPQGDQPQAIDGLVKGLNNGDKHQVLLGITGSGKTFTMANVIQKVQRPTLIISHNKTLAAQLYGEFKQLFPDNAVEFFISYYDYYQPEAYMPITDTFIEKDMSVNEEIDILRLKATSSLLERKDVIVVSSVSCIYGIGSPEEYKSKVIQLKRGSVLNRKKFLKSLVNIHYRRNDTVFERSSFRVRGDVIEIYLAYEEVGIRVELFGNEIDNICRFHPLTGEILKEMDSDFIYPGKHFVTDQETINRVMGDIRHDLIHRLDELRELDKLLEIQRLEQRTNFDLEMMMEVGYCSGIENYSRYFSGRKPGERPFTLIDFFPDDFITILDESHVSLPQIQAMYNGDRARKEVLVEHGFRLPSAMDNRPMKIEEFHAKQNQIVYVSATPAYRELEMTKGVVVEQVIRPTGLLDPIVEVRKSEGQIDDLIGEIRERTERNERILVTTLTKRMAEDLSEFLRGVNLRVRYLHSDIATFERVQILRDLRLGTFDVLVGINLLREGLDLPEVSLVAVIDADKQGFLRSRSALMQVAGRAARHVNGQVILYGDKISDAMDYLIKETSRRRAIQEKYNKDNGISPQTVYKSTDDIMGSTAVADSIHDTEPEPFKKRRGDDFSQMDKKLALDMMQQEMIEAAENLDFERAAQLRDEITKMEKELATAF, from the coding sequence ATGACAGAGTTTAAACTTAAGTCAGACTTCAGTCCACAGGGGGATCAGCCTCAGGCCATAGATGGATTGGTCAAAGGCCTCAACAATGGGGACAAGCATCAAGTGCTTTTAGGTATCACCGGTTCTGGGAAAACATTTACCATGGCCAATGTGATTCAAAAAGTGCAACGACCGACCCTAATTATTTCTCATAATAAAACTTTGGCTGCCCAGTTGTATGGTGAATTCAAGCAGCTATTTCCTGATAATGCTGTGGAATTTTTCATTAGTTATTATGATTATTACCAACCTGAAGCTTATATGCCCATTACGGATACCTTTATTGAAAAGGATATGTCCGTTAATGAGGAGATTGATATTCTTCGTTTGAAAGCCACCAGTTCGCTACTCGAACGCAAGGATGTGATTGTGGTTAGTTCTGTGTCCTGCATTTATGGAATCGGTTCCCCTGAGGAATATAAAAGTAAAGTGATTCAGCTTAAGAGGGGTTCGGTACTGAATCGGAAAAAGTTTTTAAAAAGTTTGGTAAATATTCACTATCGCAGGAATGATACGGTCTTTGAGCGCAGTTCGTTTCGTGTCCGTGGTGATGTGATTGAAATTTATTTAGCCTACGAGGAAGTAGGTATTCGCGTTGAACTCTTCGGTAATGAGATTGATAATATATGTCGATTCCATCCATTAACAGGAGAAATCCTTAAAGAAATGGATTCTGATTTTATTTATCCCGGAAAACATTTTGTAACAGACCAAGAAACAATCAATCGTGTGATGGGCGATATTAGGCATGATCTCATCCACCGATTGGACGAACTTAGAGAATTGGATAAATTACTTGAGATTCAAAGGCTAGAGCAGCGAACAAATTTTGATCTGGAAATGATGATGGAAGTGGGCTATTGTTCTGGCATTGAGAATTATTCTCGCTACTTTTCTGGGCGGAAACCAGGAGAGCGTCCATTCACTTTGATTGACTTTTTCCCCGATGATTTTATAACCATTCTTGATGAATCTCACGTATCCTTACCTCAAATTCAAGCGATGTATAATGGAGATCGAGCACGAAAAGAAGTGTTGGTGGAACATGGTTTTCGACTTCCAAGTGCCATGGATAATCGACCAATGAAAATAGAGGAATTTCATGCCAAGCAAAACCAAATTGTTTATGTATCAGCTACGCCAGCATATCGAGAATTAGAAATGACAAAAGGTGTTGTCGTTGAACAGGTTATTCGACCCACAGGATTGTTAGACCCCATAGTTGAAGTACGTAAAAGTGAAGGTCAAATTGATGACTTAATTGGGGAAATTCGAGAACGAACTGAACGAAATGAACGAATTTTGGTAACCACCTTAACGAAACGAATGGCCGAGGATTTGAGTGAATTTCTCCGCGGGGTGAATCTTCGAGTGCGTTATCTTCATAGTGATATTGCAACGTTTGAACGCGTTCAGATATTACGTGATTTAAGATTGGGTACCTTTGATGTATTGGTTGGTATTAATCTCTTGAGGGAAGGTTTGGATTTACCGGAAGTATCATTGGTGGCCGTGATTGATGCGGATAAACAGGGGTTCTTACGGTCTCGAAGTGCATTGATGCAGGTGGCAGGTCGAGCGGCTAGACATGTAAATGGGCAAGTTATTCTTTATGGAGATAAAATTTCCGATGCCATGGATTACCTTATTAAAGAAACTAGTCGTCGTAGAGCTATACAGGAAAAGTATAATAAAGATAATGGCATTTCTCCCCAAACAGTTTATAAATCAACTGATGATATTATGGGTTCAACTGCCGTAGCAGACTCAATACATGATACTGAACCAGAACCATTCAAAAAAAGAAGAGGTGATGATTTTAGTCAGATGGACAAAAAATTAGCCTTAGACATGATGCAACAGGAAATGATTGAAGCAGCAGAAAATTTAGACTTTGAACGAGCAGCTCAACTTCGGGATGAAATAACCAAGATGGAAAAAGAACTAGCAACTGCGTTTTAA
- a CDS encoding sigma-54-dependent Fis family transcriptional regulator, with translation MNIDRIQRASGIVGRSDAIQQVIEMVVQVAPIDISVLVTGESGTGKEMVAKALHRNSKRSHEELVTVNCGAIPEGIIESELFGHKKGAYTDAREDRKGYFETANKGTIFLDEIGETPLETQVKLLRVLESGEFMPVGASKTKRTDVRVVAATNKDLAELVEKGQFRQDLYYRLKTVTINVPALRHRVEDISLLVERFALEFTRSNDMVYRGFMPEAIRAMKNNPWNGNVRELKNFVESIIVLERGERITVEMVDKQLGNGTVNVSPNPALPMLMQQPPEAAERELILRQLFLLRQDVEFLKQLATPGSVVMDKMGMPMIPQNSSEITPTLHIDEETEFFIKNGSIGDMSIEDLEREAIERTLRFFNNNRRATAKSLGMSERTLYRKIDQFGLERKIKN, from the coding sequence ATGAATATTGATAGAATACAAAGAGCTTCAGGAATTGTCGGTAGATCCGATGCGATTCAACAAGTCATAGAAATGGTGGTACAAGTAGCGCCCATTGACATATCTGTTCTAGTTACAGGTGAATCGGGAACTGGGAAAGAAATGGTAGCCAAAGCGCTTCATCGAAACAGTAAGCGCTCCCATGAGGAATTAGTTACAGTGAACTGTGGTGCAATACCTGAAGGCATTATTGAAAGTGAACTATTTGGCCATAAAAAAGGCGCTTATACAGACGCAAGAGAAGACCGAAAAGGATATTTTGAAACGGCCAATAAAGGGACGATATTTTTGGACGAAATTGGAGAAACACCTTTAGAAACTCAGGTAAAACTCCTTCGCGTTCTTGAAAGTGGTGAATTCATGCCCGTAGGTGCCTCTAAAACAAAAAGAACCGATGTTCGAGTGGTTGCTGCCACCAATAAAGATTTGGCCGAGCTTGTTGAAAAAGGGCAATTCCGGCAGGACCTCTATTATCGATTGAAAACTGTTACCATTAATGTTCCTGCCTTGCGCCACCGTGTTGAGGATATTAGTTTATTGGTTGAACGATTTGCATTAGAATTCACTCGATCGAACGATATGGTTTATCGTGGATTTATGCCAGAGGCCATTCGTGCCATGAAGAACAATCCTTGGAATGGGAATGTGCGTGAATTGAAGAATTTTGTAGAAAGTATTATCGTCCTTGAAAGAGGAGAAAGAATTACCGTTGAAATGGTTGACAAGCAATTGGGGAATGGAACAGTTAATGTTTCACCAAACCCTGCTTTACCCATGCTAATGCAGCAACCTCCAGAAGCGGCTGAACGGGAACTTATTTTACGCCAATTATTTTTACTGCGACAGGATGTGGAATTTTTAAAACAATTGGCCACACCTGGATCAGTAGTTATGGATAAAATGGGCATGCCTATGATTCCACAAAATAGTAGCGAAATTACCCCGACGCTTCATATTGATGAGGAAACGGAATTCTTTATTAAAAATGGATCTATTGGTGATATGAGTATTGAAGACCTAGAGCGGGAGGCAATCGAAAGAACATTGCGCTTTTTTAATAATAATCGTCGTGCCACAGCTAAATCATTGGGGATGAGCGAGAGAACTTTATATCGAAAGATTGATCAGTTTGGATTAGAGCGAAAGATAAAAAATTAA